A region of the Chryseobacterium gotjawalense genome:
ATATGATCAGGAATTGTATGCTTCCGATTATTTCGACCAATTATATGACTGGGCCGTTCAGATGATTAAAAACGGTAAAGCTTATATCGATGAGCAACCCTCGGAAAAAATTACTGAGCAGAGAAAAAACCCTTTCGAAGATGGTGTTGAATCACCGTTTAGAAACCGTGCGGTTGAAGAAAGTTTAGCTCTTTTCGAAAAAATGAAAAACGGCGAGTTCGAAGAAGGTGCAATGTCGCTTCGTGCAAAAATCGATATGACTTCTCCGAATATGAATATGCGCGATCCTGTGATGTATCGAATTTTAAAAAGACCGCATCACCGCACCGGCGACAAATGGAAAATTTACCCGATGTACGATTGGGCACACGGCGAATCCGATTATATCGAACAGATTTCACACTCTTTATGCTCTTTAGAGTTTGAAAATCACCGGCCGTTATACGATTGGTACTTAGATCAGGTATACGTAAATGATACCACACGAAACAAACAACGTGAATTTGCACGCATGAATGTTTCTTACATGATCACTTCTAAAAGAAAATTACAGCGATTAGTAGCCGAGAACGCAGTTACAGGTTGGGATGATCCAAGAATGCCTACCATTTCAGGGATGCGCAGATTAGGATTTACGCCGGCTTCCATTAAAAATTTTATTGAAAGAGTTGGTGTGGCAAAAAGAGAAAATCTCATCGACATTCAGTTGCTGGAGTTTTTCGTACGCGAAGATTTAAATAAAATTGCAACCCGCGTTATGGCAGTCGTTGATCCAGTAAAACTGGTGATTACCAATTATCCGGAAAATGAAGAAGAATGGCTGGAAACTGAGAATAATCCGGAGCAGCATGATGCAGGAACAAGAACAGTTCCGTTCTCGAAAGAATTATATATCGAAAGAGAAGACTTTAAAGAAGAAGGAAATAAGAAATTCTTCCGTTTGAAATTAGGCGGAGAAGTTCGTTTGAAATCGGCTTATATTATTAAAGCTGAAAGTGTAGACAAAGATGAAAATGGCGAGATCACAACTATATATGCTACTTACGACGAGAAAAGCAAATCTGGAAGTGGTACGGAAGAAAGTTTGAGAAAAGTAAAAGGAACCTTGCATTGGGTTTCGGCAAAACACGCAATTCCGGTGGATGTTAGAATTTACGACCGACTTTTTACAACACCACAACCCGATGCGGAGAAGGAAACTGATTTCATGCAATTCATTAATCCTGAAAGTTTAAAAATCGTTCAGGGATTTGCAGAACCAAGTTTAAAAAACGCCGCAATCGGCCATCCTTATCAATTTCAACGAATTGGCTATTTCACCAAAGACAGAGATTCTTCTGATGAAAAACTTGTGTTTAACAGAACCGTAACTTTAAAAGATGGATTCAAGCCAGAGTAATTTTTTAAAGATAATATTTAAAACTTCGGAATTTCCGGAGTTTTTTCATTTTATTTGAATTAAATTTCAGTTACATCACTGAAAATCAAAATCTTTTGTCCTGCACTTTTTAACTCAAATGCTCAGATTACTTTAATTCAGCTTCTATTTTAACTCCATTTTATAATATTATAATTAACTTCGCATCGAATTTTATTAAAATGAAAAAAACGCTTACCTTCCTTTTCTTACTTATTTTCTTGATATCATTTTCTCAAGAGTCGATTAATTTTGAAAACACCAGCTTTAAAGAAGTTTTAGCAAAAGCAAAACGCGAAAAAAAACTGGTCTTTATGGATGCTTACGCTTCCTGGTGTGGACCCTGTAAATTAATGGAGAAAAACATTTTCACGCTTCCCGCCGTAAAAGCATATTACAATGCCAATTTCATTAATGCGAGATTCGACATGGAAAAAGGAGAAGGCCGGGATATCGCCTTAAAATATCAAGTCCGCTCTTATCCTTCTTTTCTATTTCTAAATGGTGATGGCGAAGTGGTGATGAAAAACTACGGCTATATGGGCGAAGAAGATTTCATTGCAATTGCGAAAGAAGCCAATAATCCTTTATTAGTAAACAGTAATCCCAAACAACTTTTCGAAAAAGGGGAAAGTGATCCTGCGTTTCTCTTAAATATGATGCGCCAAAATGCACAAAGTGATTATGAGTTGGCAAAGAAAGTTTCCGAGCGTTATTTTAAAGTTAAGAAAGATCAGGAATTAACGAGAGATGATATTGGAATGTTGCTGTATTTTCTGAAATCTCCCAGTGATCCAAATTACCAGGTTTTTAAAGATAGAAAAGCAAATATCGTTAAAGAAATGTCAGAAGATATTTACAACCAGTTTGATGTGAATATTAAAATTTCCAAAGTAATGGAAAGTTCCCTGGATCAAAATTCAGGAATTATTAATGATGATTATTTTTACAAAAACGCAGTTCCATTGGTAGGAAAAGCAGAAGCCGAAACTGCGTTGAACAGAATGAAAATTATTTATTATCCCAATGTTGGCAATTTTAAGGAATATGAAAAAGCGGCCTTAATTTATTATAAAAATGCAGATGATTTCGATCCTGAAGAATTATTGAAAGCAGCGTGGATTTTCAGTGAGCATGTGGACAATAAAACGTCATTAAAAAAAGCTGAAGAATGGGCAGAAAAATCGGTAATGAAATCTGAAAATGCAGAAAACACTTATATTCTTGCCAAAATCTACCAAAAAACAGGAAAGAAAGAGAATGCAAAAATATATGCCGAAATAGCTAAAAATTTGGCACAGCAACAAGGAAAAGATTCTTCTGCAGCTACCCAACTTTTAGAAAATTTAAAATAATCTAGTGATTTTGAAAAAAACAATTCTACTGTTCGTCCTCTTAATTGGTCTTCTGAGTAAGGCTCAAAACCAAAACCATCAAACTTCTAAAAACATCTATCTTAAAGGAAATGCTCTTTTTCTTCCGCTGGGAATGTTAAATGCAGGC
Encoded here:
- a CDS encoding glutamine--tRNA ligase/YqeY domain fusion protein, producing the protein MEEDKKPLNFIEQIIEEDLANGLPKEKLRFRFPPEPNGYLHIGHTKAICINFGLGEKYGAPVNLRFDDTNPEKEEQEFVDSIKTDIDWLGFKYDQELYASDYFDQLYDWAVQMIKNGKAYIDEQPSEKITEQRKNPFEDGVESPFRNRAVEESLALFEKMKNGEFEEGAMSLRAKIDMTSPNMNMRDPVMYRILKRPHHRTGDKWKIYPMYDWAHGESDYIEQISHSLCSLEFENHRPLYDWYLDQVYVNDTTRNKQREFARMNVSYMITSKRKLQRLVAENAVTGWDDPRMPTISGMRRLGFTPASIKNFIERVGVAKRENLIDIQLLEFFVREDLNKIATRVMAVVDPVKLVITNYPENEEEWLETENNPEQHDAGTRTVPFSKELYIEREDFKEEGNKKFFRLKLGGEVRLKSAYIIKAESVDKDENGEITTIYATYDEKSKSGSGTEESLRKVKGTLHWVSAKHAIPVDVRIYDRLFTTPQPDAEKETDFMQFINPESLKIVQGFAEPSLKNAAIGHPYQFQRIGYFTKDRDSSDEKLVFNRTVTLKDGFKPE
- a CDS encoding thioredoxin family protein gives rise to the protein MKKTLTFLFLLIFLISFSQESINFENTSFKEVLAKAKREKKLVFMDAYASWCGPCKLMEKNIFTLPAVKAYYNANFINARFDMEKGEGRDIALKYQVRSYPSFLFLNGDGEVVMKNYGYMGEEDFIAIAKEANNPLLVNSNPKQLFEKGESDPAFLLNMMRQNAQSDYELAKKVSERYFKVKKDQELTRDDIGMLLYFLKSPSDPNYQVFKDRKANIVKEMSEDIYNQFDVNIKISKVMESSLDQNSGIINDDYFYKNAVPLVGKAEAETALNRMKIIYYPNVGNFKEYEKAALIYYKNADDFDPEELLKAAWIFSEHVDNKTSLKKAEEWAEKSVMKSENAENTYILAKIYQKTGKKENAKIYAEIAKNLAQQQGKDSSAATQLLENLK